From a single Pseudoalteromonas nigrifaciens genomic region:
- a CDS encoding DUF350 domain-containing protein: protein MYEFNGITMWSLQALAIDFAIIVLLFVSLKYIKGWVSNLHANDEITERDNFAFGISFAAGLVALAIVLTGVSSGAFAVSLQQEALQMLGYGALAILLIKLGHFFQDKVALRKVSLHSEIVKGNVTAAVIDFGHVVSVAIVIRSALLWVATDGWHGLPIVVAAFVIGSLVLLLVSQYRVQLFKRTNKSGDCLQQAIIDGNLAVGIRYAGFLIGSALAITAATGIAPYVADNINASLLYWAISAVVSLLVFIILHLVTIKIILSGCDISDEVNRQKNVGVAAISAALSFAVGITMATLLGA from the coding sequence ATGTATGAATTTAATGGAATAACAATGTGGTCACTACAAGCGCTGGCGATTGATTTTGCAATTATTGTTTTGCTGTTTGTGAGTCTTAAATATATTAAGGGTTGGGTATCTAACCTGCATGCTAATGATGAAATTACTGAGCGTGATAACTTTGCATTTGGTATTAGTTTTGCTGCGGGTTTAGTTGCATTGGCGATTGTGCTTACAGGTGTAAGCAGCGGTGCTTTTGCAGTGTCATTACAGCAAGAAGCTCTGCAAATGTTGGGCTATGGTGCACTGGCTATTTTACTTATTAAGCTTGGGCATTTCTTTCAAGATAAAGTTGCGCTGCGTAAAGTGAGCTTACATAGCGAAATAGTTAAAGGTAACGTGACTGCGGCTGTTATCGACTTTGGCCACGTTGTTAGTGTCGCCATTGTAATTCGCTCGGCATTGCTGTGGGTGGCTACCGACGGTTGGCATGGTTTACCAATTGTGGTTGCTGCTTTTGTTATTGGCAGCCTAGTGCTGTTGTTAGTGAGCCAATATCGCGTACAGCTGTTTAAGCGCACCAATAAAAGTGGTGATTGCTTACAACAAGCAATTATTGATGGCAACTTAGCCGTGGGTATTCGTTATGCCGGTTTTTTAATTGGCAGCGCATTAGCCATTACCGCAGCAACGGGGATTGCGCCTTATGTAGCCGATAATATTAATGCGAGTTTGTTGTACTGGGCTATAAGTGCAGTAGTTAGTTTACTGGTATTTATTATTTTGCACTTAGTGACAATTAAAATAATTTTATCTGGCTGTGATATTTCAGATGAAGTGAACCGTCAAAAAAATGTGGGTGTAGCCGCTATTTCTGCAGCGTTATCATTTGCGGTAGGTATAACTATGGCAACACTATTAGGCGCATAA
- a CDS encoding polyamine aminopropyltransferase → MSSTIKSPSKFSLLGHDILLITVMAVLAGCGLIYEYLLSHYAGRVLGSVESAIYAMIGTMIVAMGIGAFLARWFKDAFTAFAWLESIIALIGMGCILAIAGVIAVSYSLPHMFSSIFNLPPDVVLNGYVFQKLQEWSRFLPYVFGLILGLFIGMEIPLIARIRQHVYGRFLENNAGTIYGADYIGAGIGAAIWVSIMLSMPIMQAAAWTALFNIIAGLAFLWRYHTYVRFAKLLLACHLLLLVLFAFILVLGSSWMDNLSNVLYKDKVIYSQATKYQHVVLTERLSKNQPQPITDLYLNGRLQFSSVDEQIYHSMLVYPAMLASNRHERVLIIGGGDGLALRDVLKWPVSKVTLIDLDGQLLNLFGHKDAEFTSPEDISQRLLSLNSKSMHDPRADIIVGDAFLEVEKLLDQAKQFDTILIDLPDPNHPDLNKMYSDYFYNHVRQLLAPDGAMAVQSTSPYHAKKAFLSIAKTVKAAGFEYVEQYQQNIPSFGQWGWTIATKMGQSASGRINDVTAMPIPSRWISKEYLLASFIFPNNYFEHIKDIEVNRLGSGQLYDYYRTAWQIESELYKN, encoded by the coding sequence GTGTCATCAACTATAAAAAGCCCAAGTAAATTTAGTTTACTTGGGCACGATATTTTACTTATTACCGTTATGGCCGTACTCGCAGGGTGTGGCCTTATTTATGAATACTTACTGTCTCATTATGCGGGGCGGGTACTTGGCTCAGTAGAAAGCGCTATTTATGCGATGATCGGCACTATGATAGTAGCAATGGGCATTGGCGCATTTTTAGCACGTTGGTTTAAAGATGCATTTACCGCCTTTGCTTGGCTAGAAAGTATAATTGCTTTGATTGGTATGGGCTGTATTTTAGCCATTGCCGGCGTTATTGCTGTTAGCTATTCACTGCCGCATATGTTTTCGAGTATTTTTAATTTACCTCCCGACGTAGTACTCAATGGCTATGTATTTCAAAAGCTACAAGAGTGGTCGCGTTTTTTACCCTATGTATTTGGCCTTATACTTGGCTTGTTTATTGGTATGGAAATACCGCTTATTGCGCGTATTCGTCAGCATGTTTATGGCCGTTTTTTAGAAAATAACGCAGGAACAATTTATGGTGCCGACTATATAGGCGCCGGAATTGGCGCGGCTATTTGGGTTAGCATTATGTTGTCTATGCCCATAATGCAAGCAGCCGCGTGGACTGCGCTGTTTAATATAATTGCTGGGCTTGCTTTTTTATGGCGGTATCACACCTATGTACGCTTTGCCAAACTGTTATTAGCGTGTCACCTGTTATTACTAGTATTATTTGCGTTTATATTGGTATTGGGCAGTAGTTGGATGGATAACTTGAGCAATGTTTTATACAAAGACAAGGTTATTTATTCTCAAGCCACTAAATATCAACATGTGGTACTAACCGAGCGGTTAAGTAAAAATCAGCCGCAGCCAATAACCGATTTATACTTAAATGGGCGCTTACAGTTCTCTAGTGTTGATGAGCAAATATATCATTCAATGTTAGTTTACCCGGCTATGTTGGCGTCAAACCGTCATGAGCGGGTACTGATCATTGGCGGTGGCGATGGGCTGGCACTTAGAGATGTTTTAAAGTGGCCGGTGAGCAAAGTAACCCTGATTGACCTTGATGGGCAATTGCTTAATTTGTTTGGCCATAAAGATGCTGAATTTACTTCGCCTGAAGATATTAGCCAGCGGTTGTTAAGCCTTAATAGCAAATCTATGCATGATCCGCGTGCAGATATTATTGTTGGTGATGCCTTTTTAGAAGTTGAAAAGTTGCTCGATCAGGCAAAGCAATTTGATACTATTTTAATTGATTTACCTGACCCTAATCATCCCGATTTAAATAAAATGTATAGTGACTACTTTTATAATCATGTACGCCAATTACTAGCACCAGATGGCGCAATGGCGGTGCAGTCAACTTCGCCTTATCATGCTAAAAAAGCCTTTTTAAGTATTGCTAAAACGGTTAAAGCGGCTGGATTTGAATATGTAGAGCAGTATCAACAAAACATTCCTTCATTTGGACAGTGGGGCTGGACTATAGCTACCAAAATGGGGCAATCGGCTAGTGGGCGAATCAACGATGTAACCGCAATGCCGATACCATCAAGGTGGATCAGTAAAGAATATTTACTGGCTAGTTTTATTTTTCCGAATAATTATTTCGAACATATTAAAGATATTGAAGTCAATAGGTTAGGCTCTGGCCAACTGTACGATTATTACCGTACAGCATGGCAAATAGAAAGCGAGTTGTATAAAAACTAA
- a CDS encoding YjfI family protein, which translates to MELNELSIKLASFETEGANFESFLIANPGEQDVLQVIVDENDELPIFVTQTQEQLLCISYLFDEDEVKPELRNELNETLLRLNVPIPLSAFAKIDNKYAIFGALSVNSSLDDITHELVTLADNAIDALEAVTMYLND; encoded by the coding sequence ATGGAATTAAATGAACTTTCAATAAAATTAGCTTCTTTTGAAACAGAAGGCGCTAACTTTGAGTCTTTCTTGATTGCTAATCCAGGTGAGCAAGATGTATTACAAGTCATTGTTGATGAAAATGATGAGCTTCCAATTTTTGTTACGCAAACACAAGAGCAGTTATTATGCATTAGCTACTTGTTTGACGAAGATGAAGTTAAGCCGGAATTACGTAACGAGTTAAACGAAACATTACTACGTTTAAACGTGCCAATTCCATTAAGTGCATTTGCTAAAATCGATAATAAATACGCGATTTTTGGCGCACTGTCGGTAAATTCATCATTAGATGACATTACCCACGAACTAGTGACATTAGCCGATAATGCTATTGATGCACTAGAAGCCGTGACCATGTATTTAAACGATTAG
- a CDS encoding PspA/IM30 family protein yields the protein MSILKKLFTAVRGGAREAGEAIVDKNGIRIFEQEIADAQNALHRAKKSLTEVMAKEMQTKRKISAVDASIAEHEAYAGQALEKGNEALALEIAEKIGEFEAEKAENEQVLSGFSNHIVALKQQVKEAEKSIKENQRQLTMVKTTESVQQATMAVNSTLNTNSSSMTSARQSLERIKQRQQDRQDQLGAAKELEADVNGDDLKAKMAEAGIGDSSPKSADILARIKAKQNS from the coding sequence ATGAGTATTTTAAAAAAATTATTTACAGCAGTACGTGGCGGCGCGCGTGAAGCAGGCGAAGCAATTGTAGATAAAAACGGTATCCGTATTTTTGAGCAAGAAATTGCAGATGCACAAAATGCTTTGCACCGTGCTAAAAAAAGCCTAACAGAAGTTATGGCGAAAGAAATGCAAACTAAGCGTAAAATTAGCGCTGTAGATGCATCTATTGCTGAGCATGAAGCTTATGCTGGGCAAGCGCTGGAAAAAGGCAACGAAGCTTTAGCATTAGAAATTGCAGAAAAAATTGGCGAGTTTGAAGCTGAAAAAGCAGAGAACGAACAAGTATTATCTGGTTTTAGCAATCATATTGTAGCGCTTAAACAGCAAGTTAAAGAAGCTGAAAAGTCGATTAAAGAAAACCAACGCCAGCTAACTATGGTTAAAACCACAGAAAGCGTGCAACAAGCTACTATGGCTGTAAACAGCACATTAAACACTAACAGCTCGTCTATGACATCGGCTCGCCAATCACTTGAGCGTATTAAGCAACGCCAGCAAGACCGTCAAGATCAGTTAGGTGCAGCTAAAGAGCTTGAAGCCGATGTAAACGGCGACGATTTAAAAGCGAAAATGGCAGAAGCCGGAATTGGCGACAGCAGTCCAAAAAGTGCTGATATTTTAGCGCGTATTAAAGCCAAGCAAAATAGCTAA
- a CDS encoding DUF4178 domain-containing protein has protein sequence MFNFFKSKKEPERQLNHASELKKGDMFTVIDSFAYPAWLKGQTLRVIDIQTYQYQHSSDTEFVLESDSGQVVFLQIEQEDGEQWANFSIKVQRDEVEDIFGLDQFARIFDEESLTHITVQNIPERFTQFLANSYQQSESPFVCYFHNKDYRNQALPRYEQEGGELCEMICLESDDKGFGLNIEIWDGGETEVSLTLTRPITDIVDLFPGDAK, from the coding sequence ATGTTTAATTTTTTCAAATCTAAAAAAGAGCCAGAGCGTCAGCTTAATCATGCCAGTGAGCTTAAAAAAGGTGACATGTTTACTGTCATCGATTCATTTGCTTATCCAGCGTGGTTAAAAGGGCAAACTCTTCGCGTTATTGATATACAAACTTACCAGTATCAACACAGTAGTGACACTGAGTTTGTGTTGGAAAGTGACAGCGGCCAAGTGGTATTTTTACAAATAGAGCAAGAAGATGGTGAGCAATGGGCTAACTTTTCTATAAAAGTACAACGTGATGAAGTAGAAGATATATTTGGCCTTGATCAGTTTGCGCGTATTTTTGATGAAGAGTCTTTAACGCATATCACAGTGCAAAATATACCAGAGCGTTTTACGCAGTTTTTAGCTAACAGCTATCAGCAAAGCGAATCGCCATTTGTGTGTTATTTTCATAATAAAGACTATCGCAATCAAGCTCTTCCACGTTATGAGCAAGAAGGTGGTGAGCTGTGTGAAATGATTTGTTTAGAGTCTGATGATAAAGGCTTTGGTTTAAATATTGAGATTTGGGATGGTGGCGAAACCGAAGTATCGCTTACCTTAACGCGGCCAATTACCGACATTGTTGACTTGTTTCCAGGAGACGCTAAGTGA
- a CDS encoding class II fumarate hydratase: MTQFRTESDSMGELQVPANALYQAQTQRAVNNFAISGLAMPKQFITALAYIKQAAAQSNFELGHLSKTKAKAIEQACQEIIDGSHYEHFPVDIFQTGSGTSSNMNANEVIATLASRLGDESIHPNDDVNMGQSSNDVIPTAIALSSAINVVYELLPSLEKLSQHLEHKKAEVGAIVKTGRTHLMDAMPVTFGQTLSAWQTQINHAAAGIRHSLERVCELAQGGTAVGTGINADPQFAPLFAKNLSANVGIRFTPSSNFFYNIGSQDAIVALSGQLKVLAVAQMKIANDLRWMNSGPLAGLGEIELEALQPGSSIMPGKVNPVIPEAAAMVSAQVIGNDATITVAGQAGNFELNVMLPVIAYNILQSIELLANSAQALGDKAIASFTVNQLNIDKALAKNPILVTALNPVIGYEKAAKIAKQAYKEARPIIDVAEQETDLSRSELEKLLNPSKLTQGGL; this comes from the coding sequence AAACTCAGCGCGCTGTGAATAATTTTGCCATCAGTGGTTTAGCTATGCCTAAGCAGTTTATAACCGCCCTTGCTTACATTAAACAAGCGGCAGCGCAGAGCAACTTTGAGCTTGGGCACCTAAGCAAAACTAAAGCTAAAGCAATAGAGCAAGCATGCCAAGAAATTATTGATGGTAGCCATTATGAGCATTTCCCGGTCGATATATTTCAAACTGGCTCGGGTACTAGCTCAAATATGAATGCCAATGAAGTGATTGCCACTTTAGCAAGCCGGCTAGGCGATGAAAGCATTCATCCTAATGATGATGTAAACATGGGGCAAAGCTCTAACGATGTGATCCCTACTGCCATTGCCCTGAGCAGCGCAATAAATGTGGTGTACGAATTACTCCCTTCACTAGAAAAACTATCACAGCATTTAGAACACAAAAAAGCCGAGGTTGGCGCTATAGTAAAAACCGGCCGCACTCATTTAATGGATGCTATGCCGGTTACTTTTGGGCAAACTCTAAGTGCCTGGCAAACGCAAATTAACCATGCCGCGGCTGGTATAAGGCATAGCCTAGAGCGTGTTTGCGAACTAGCGCAAGGTGGTACCGCTGTAGGAACAGGTATTAATGCCGATCCACAATTTGCACCGCTATTTGCTAAAAATCTCAGTGCCAACGTAGGTATTAGATTTACGCCTAGCAGTAACTTTTTTTACAATATTGGTTCGCAAGATGCCATTGTCGCGCTTTCAGGGCAATTAAAAGTACTTGCTGTAGCGCAAATGAAAATAGCCAACGACTTGCGCTGGATGAACTCTGGTCCATTAGCTGGTTTAGGTGAAATAGAGCTTGAAGCACTGCAACCCGGATCATCTATTATGCCCGGCAAAGTAAACCCAGTGATCCCCGAAGCGGCAGCTATGGTGAGCGCCCAAGTAATTGGTAACGACGCTACAATTACCGTTGCCGGCCAAGCAGGTAATTTTGAGCTAAATGTAATGCTGCCGGTAATTGCTTATAATATTTTACAAAGTATAGAGTTACTCGCTAATAGCGCCCAAGCACTGGGAGATAAAGCCATTGCTAGCTTTACAGTAAATCAGCTAAATATTGATAAGGCACTGGCTAAAAATCCTATTTTAGTAACCGCGCTAAATCCGGTGATCGGTTATGAAAAAGCAGCCAAAATAGCGAAACAAGCATATAAAGAAGCTCGCCCAATTATTGATGTTGCCGAGCAAGAAACTGATTTATCGCGCAGCGAGCTCGAAAAGCTACTTAACCCCAGCAAGTTAACCCAAGGCGGGCTGTAA